The Microtus ochrogaster isolate Prairie Vole_2 chromosome 10, MicOch1.0, whole genome shotgun sequence genome contains the following window.
AGTTTTctgccaaacaaaacaataaaatacatgtaactccagttccaggggatatgataccctcttctggcctccttgggcctCAGGGACATGTGTGGAGTACAAacgtacatgtaggcaaagcacaatcacatataaaataataaaactataaatactCAAATGAAGACACCACATATAACACACTagaagttaaatttttatttgtgtgtattattTAACAAACTGTATTGTTTAACAAACTTAAAGCACACCCCCCTCTTGAGATTCAGCTTTCCTCTGCTGGGTCATTTCTTCCATctaaagatggagaaagagaagcgGAAAACACACAGGAAGTTTTTTGGTAGGTGTAGAAGCCAAGTACATCACTTTTGGCTAGAATCTGGCCATACAGTCATCATACCCACTTGCAAAGGAGACTGGGAGGGAAATATAGCCTAACCATTGCCTTactgtcatagttagggttttattgccatgaccatagcaactctaataaaggaaaacatttcactggggctgggtTACAGTTtggaggcttagtccattatcatcatgacaggaacatggaagcatgcaggcagtcatggtgctggagagatagctgagagttctatatcaacagacagcaggcagagagagacaccgggcctggcttgagcatttgaaacctctaagcccgacccctgtgacacacttcccccagcaaggccacaccagCGTCCTAATAGTGCCAGCCCCTTTGAGCCTATGGGAATCTTTTTCATTCAAGTCACCACATCCATTCCCTGGCCCTGATagacttgtagccatatcataatgcagaaatgcattcagtccaacgcAATAAGTcctcatagtctatcacagtctcaacattGCTTAAAAACCTAAAGGTCAAAGTTTCTTTTAAGGTTCAATATCTTCAGTGTAACcctgaataaaatcaaaataaaatcatatcaCATATTTCTAACATAgaatggcacagaatatatattaccattctaaaacacagggaagggagcgTAGTGAGGAAATATTGGACCAACGCAAGACCAAAAAcgccaaactctgcatctccacatctgatgtcaaaatgtCCTTCAGATCTCCgactcctttcagctttgctgacggcaacacacttctttctcttggggtgTTTCCACTCCCtgtagcagctctcctcagcaggtgtcccatggctctggcatctccaacgtcttggggtctccaaggcaatccaggcttcaccttcacagcttcatgcaatggcacCTCCAGGCCTCCTTGCAGGGGCACCGCTAACATAAACCAGGCCTTCCTTAGTTGGGAGGGGGATTGCACAGCCCCTTTCTTGTATCCTTAACTcgaaagccagaaccacatggctgaagctgccaGGTTCTtttgcttgctggggctggaacaggGGCCCCTTGTTCAAACCCCAGTTTTCTGGTGTTGATGGTCTCCTTCACTGCCTGtgcttggctgttctgaaaccaggctggccttgaactctaaaaCCTACCTActcctacctccccagtgctcagattaaaggtgtgtgccaccacacctggccttaaactttcctttaattccttcacacaagttggaagcttagctgggtggggtctttctctgaggtcaccactccctttattccatctAGCATTGGGCTTCTCTTTaatctttttatctccttgaatacaggacttagctccattatATTTTCTGGTTTCCCCTTTCACCTCAAACTGtacttttttcccccaatttttccttactcagcttgctccttttcactATAGATCTGCATAAGACTGGCCGGTAATAACCAAGCAACACAATCAATATTAAGTCATTTTGAAAAGTCCTCTTTTCTGCCAAATTACTGCCAAAGCTGGTAATTTGTAGCTATTCAATTTAGCTTCAGGCAGATATTTCTTgaacaagggcagaaagcagtcaTATTCTGTATCACAAGAGCAGTCTCTAGGCCGCATATTGAACCCTCTTATGCTTTAATAAACCCCTCCCCcattcaaatcaccctcagcaccactgtcttccattagccactagtatggcccattaagccctGCTTAAAGCGTCCAGTCGCTTTTCTAGTACAAAGTCCCAAAGTGTTGCATAGTCCTCCAGACAAAAGCATGACCCAGCCTATCACGGCAGTACCACAGTCCCTGGTACCGACTTCTGTCTtagagttctattgctgtgaagagacaccgtgaccacggcAATGCtaataaaggaaagtatttaatttggaTTTGCAGTCCAGAGGTTTCGTCCATTATTGTTGTGATGGggatcatggcagcaggcaggcagacatggcactagAGAGGTGGCTAAGAGATCTACATCTGGATTAGCAAGGGCCAGTCAGGGAGTGACATTGGGactgacttgagcatttgaaacttcctccaacaaggccttaccTACGCCAACAAGaacacacctcctgatagtgccagtccctatgagcctatgggggccattttcattcaaaccgtCACACCTACACTCCACCTAGCCataaggaggcagaaacagacccATGAACTTCTGATCAGTGGCAGTTCTAGTGGGTGACAGGGCCTAACTTACCAGACGCCATCCCTGCCAGCTCACACCGCCACAGCTTCTGCCAGAGGGATCCCGTTGTAGTTTCACACCTGCTAGGGATGTCAGCCTAAATAACATCCAGAGAGAGTCGCCAAAGAATGGCTATTGATTTGGGAACAGGGTGCACTGTAAGGAGAATACCACGGGCCTATTCAAGGAGGGTGAGATAAGGGGAAGTTTTAACTAGCAGGAGAACCAGAGCTTTTACATAAGCTGCTTAGATACCAAGCTCATTGGTTGTAGAGCCCAGAGGCAAGTGTTAGCGTTGGCTCATTGGTGGAGGTGCTGTTACTAGACAAGCCTTCTTCTATGTAGAGCATCTTGCCTGAACTGTTGCTGTCTTAGAGAAAGTCCAACTTTGTCCCAGGCATCTGTGTTCTCAGGCAAGCTGCATAAAGCTTGGGGTGCATGCAGAACAAGGAGAGACCCTCTCGTAGGGGCGGGAGGTTAGAAAGTCCTTCAGAGAGAACTTAAACAGCCAAGCACCACATCACCGTgtgtctccccaccccatccccccagCACCTCTAGCTCTAATTTTGTTTAGATTTGACTTGAATTTCCTCTCACCTTGGAATCTCTCCCAGGCACGGAGGTCAGGAGGGTGCCTCTCCACCCAGCGTCTCCATCTCTCACTTTGACAGGTGCTGTTGGGTGCATGACCGCTGCTATGGGGAACTGGAGGAGAAAGGCTGTGGCATCCGGACTCAGGCCTATGACTACAGAGTCACGCGGGGCCAGGTTATCTGCGGTAAGCGGGGCTTCCCATTCAGACTGGGAGTCGTGCTGCCCAAGGGATGGGCCAGCTTGTGTCTTGTGAGGCAGAGTGAGGATGAGAGGCACAGGCTGTTGCAGCCTTTCTAGGTTTCTGGGGAAGGATGGGCCCGGTTTAGACCCACTATTTGCTAGGTACTGTGGGCTTGCAGATTTCCTCTTCCTGGACAGAGTAGGTTTCACCTCCATTATTTCCCATGTGTAACTGAAGCTCAAAGGTTTTGCCAGTGTTCAGCAGGAGGGGCTCATGCCCAGGGCCCTGAGTTCACAGCCAGGACCCAGGTACATCTCTGTTTAACGTCTCCCACAGAAACTGTCTCCACCCTCAAGTTAGGCACTCCACCCAAAGGGCTTGTGTCTGTTCCACCAGACTGGGTACTCCCTGAATGGAAACCTCGAGATCTTGGCCCTCTAGTTCAGGAGCCGAGCCTCCTCCATCAGATTACACATCTCCCTAACTCAGCAGCTCTCCCATCAGATTCTGTACCACCCTGGTGCAGATTCCTCCTCCACCCACTCTGAGATCCCTCAGAGCAGGACACAGATGGGGGGTGTCTACGCAGACTAGAAGACACCCCCTGATATGACTTTGAACAAGTCAGTGTTGGTGGGGCACAATTTTCCTGTGCTCACTCAGCACTTGGTATCTGTTTTGTAGAATACGGGTCCTTCTGTTCGACGAGGCTTTGTGCTTGTGATCGGATGCTGGTCTACTGCTTGCGGAGAAACCTCTGGAGCTACAATCCTTATTATCAGTATTACCCCAACTTCCTCTGCTAATGCCCTGTGTGGGCTCTGCTCTGGGGGTTCCTCCCATAGTGGAGGCCCCCTCTGCTGTATTCCTGATGCATGCCCCAAGGTCTtggatctgtcttcctctgtggaACTGTGTGCCACTGGGCTGGGCAGCACCCCAGGACAACACCCCATCCTCCAAGGTCCTAGAGAGGGACTCTGATCCCGGCTTGGCAAACTCCCAGGATGGCTGAGCTGGCACTTGTGAAGTTGGCTCTGGGCTGGGAGTTCCCCCAGCTCCAGGCCAGTGCTGTGTTGACTTTTTCAATTTCTGGAACCGAACTGACATTACCACCCTCCAGAGACCTTTTACTCGAGTAGAGGCCAAATTAACTCTATAAATCTGCTATGTAGATATTAAATAAACCCGTTTGCAAGGCTAGTAAATACCCCCAGCATTCCCTCTGATAGGGCAGGGGTAAGATTGCCTAAACCTTTGTAACTCCCTGCAGCACCTGCATGCACTCAGGGATGGAGGTGGAAACAGGTGGGAGCCTTCTTAGCctttcaagatttttttgttttgtttttttcaaaacagggtttctctgtagctttggattctatcctggaactagctcttgtagaccaggctggtcttgaactcacagagatccgcctgcctctgcctcccaagtgctgggattaaaggcgtgcgccacctccgccCGGCTGCCTTTCAAGTTTtgtctgagttcattttcttAAACCTTGGCGTTCTTCAAACCAGATCTGGAGCTCAATGCTTCTTCTAGAGGAAGATGAAACACAGTCCTGTACTACCTAGGACTCGCCTTGGCTAGAGAGGGCAGCATCCAGCTCCCAGCCCTGGCTTCTGCAGCTGGGTGGATTTGAACCTCTGGGTAGTCTGAATCCCTCTGACCTTCCGCGAAATAGAAAACGAGACTCCTTCCGGGAGCATATGGGTGCacacccctaatcccagcacctggtaggtggaggaggcaggggagTCAGGGTTCAAGATCAGCCTCTTAgcaagtttgagagcagcctaAGACtatatgagactgtgtctcagagtGCCCGTTAGCTAACTGAAACGGGACAACTAGCGCTCACCTGGTGCAGACACAGGGGTGCTGGAGTGCTGAGATGTCACTGGGTGGGGGGACATGGTTTAAATGAGAGTCAAGGAGGCTGGAAGAACAGGTTAGCAGCCTGTTCATTTTTCACCAAGTTAGGGGCATCGAAAATCCCTATTACCTATCACTTTGTGAAAGACAGAGCTTTCTCACACCAGTATCACAGGAAGGAGAGATGCGTTGTCCAACAATAAAGGAGGGCTCTTCCTGAGGAAGGACCCAGGCTCCTTCACTCACGTCTCCAAAATATGTGCAGAACACTTGAGAACTCCAGTGTTTGAACATTTTCTAAGTAAAGTTAATTACATGAGATCACCCCAAATTCACACGTTTTCGGCATACGCTAGCGACTATATTTAAACAACACCAGAGTGGGCCTCATGAGCTGATTTCACACGTGGAAATTTCAAAAttggggtgagggaggggctggagagatggctcagctggtaaagagcCAGCTTCgagcaagcatgaagatctggATTGGATCACCAGGACTCATTATAAATAATAANNNNNNNNNNNNNNNNNNNNNNNNNNNNNNNNNNNNNNNNNNNNNNNNNNNNNNNNNNNNNNNNNNNNNNNNNNNNNNNNNNNNNNNNNNNNNNNNNNNNNNNNNNNNNNNNNNNNNNNNNNNNNNNNNNNNNNNN
Protein-coding sequences here:
- the Pla2g5 gene encoding calcium-dependent phospholipase A2, whose translation is MKGLLTLAWFLVCSVPAVPGGFLELKSMIEEVTGKDPIMNYGFYGCYCGWGGKGTPKDGTDRCCWVHDRCYGELEEKGCGIRTQAYDYRVTRGQVICEYGSFCSTRLCACDRMLVYCLRRNLWSYNPYYQYYPNFLC